A segment of the Denticeps clupeoides chromosome 2, fDenClu1.1, whole genome shotgun sequence genome:
GGGAGATAGTTCAGCAGTCTGGCTTGTgggaaaaaaactatttcacagCCTTGTCATCAGGCCCCTATGCTCTCATAGTGTCTGCAAGATGGGAGGAGTGAAAAGAATccagggctggtagtagcctagtgggtaacacactcgcctatgaaccagaagacccaggttcaaaccccacttactaccattatgtccctgagcaagacacttaaccctgagttgctccaggggggactgtccctgtaactactgattgtaagtcgctctggataagggcgtctgataaatgccgcaaatgtaaatgtaatgcaaatgtaaagtgaaagtcattgtgatgcacagcaagtacagcacacggtgcacacaccaatgtgtcctctgcattttacacaTCGCTTctaatgagcagtgggccacAATGACACCTTGACTGTTCAGGATTTGACCTTGCAAGCCCTTGATTGtgagtcctcttccttaccttACCTTTAACAGTCCATTTGAACTGGTTTCGAGAAATGACTCAGCAGTTCCCAAACCACACGGCGATGCAGCTGAACGTTCTCATGGTGACCCTGTAAAACACAATGGGGAATGGTTTGAGAAGGTTCGCCCATTTCAGGCGCCTCAGGAAGTGgagacatttacaacatttatcagacgcccttatccagagtgacttacaatcagtagttacagggacagtccccctggagcaacgtagggttaagtgtcttgctcggggacacaatggaaagtgagcccagggagcagtatgtggagATGTTaatttgctcagtagcaccttggccgATCAGCATAGACCCGCAATCGGAAGATTGCAGGTTCGAAGTTTTGAAGTGTTTGAGTGAACTCCCAGTGCTGTTCCAGATGCTGAGTTGTATGTGGGGCGAGTCTTCAATAATGATTGATAATCCTTAGTTTTCTCCACATTCAATGCCAGTTTGCGTATCGTCCCAACCGGTCGacagatgatgccatatcacatctcctccatactgcactcacccacctggacactcagaaGGGAATTATGTTAATGCTTTtaattgactacagttcagcatttaacacaataataccttccacactcaccaccaagctggagcacctgggactcagctcatctctctgtcagtggatctccaacttcctaaccgggagaccacaggcagtaaggatgggtggacatgtctcaacctccatcaccctcagcactggagccccccagggctgcgttttgagccccctgctgtactcactgtacacatacgactgtacagccactactaactccaccaccatcatcaagtttgctgacgacactgtcgtggtgggcctgatctctgacaacgatgagacggcctacctggaagagattggaaatctggcgaactggtgccagaggaacaatctccacctgaacgtcagcaagacaaaggagttaatagtggacttcagtacaaagcaggagaggacctaccagacccctgtcatcaacaggagcccagtggagagagtggacagcttctgtTACCTctgtgttaacatcacgcaggacctgtcatggtcctgtcacatcaacaccgtggcgaaaaaggcccggcagcatctctaccacctcagacgcctgagagacttcagactgccctccaaggtgctcaggaacttctactcctgcaccatagagagcatcatgacgggaaatatctcaacctggttcgggaacagcaccatgaaggacagatgagccctacagagggtggttcgatcagccgaacaaATCATCCGTAcgaagctccctgaccttcaatctatctacagcaaacggtgctgcaccagagccaggaagatagtgaaggacctcacccaccccaacaacggactcttctctctgctgcgatcagggaagcgctttcgctccctgaagtccaacacagagagaatgaggaggagcttcttcccgcaggctgtccaagctctcaacaacagtacatagaactcatgcactttcacctccaatcactccggactgttttgcacaaaatcaatcactttgcacaaaaccactttgcacaaaatcactttgcacaaaatgactctaaacattgtaaaaaaaaaaatgtaactcatttgcacaccttcatcctaccagttacacataatttatgttaaagacgtaaaagtgtaatatttggttatgtttgcaatatttgcatattggttcattgtttacttgcaacatttgcaatactgtggtctgtagcagttgcaaaaagcatttcactgcacatcataccgtctatgactgtgtatgtgacaaataaaatttgaatttgaatttgaggttCTCCACATTCAATGCACCAGAATGCCAGGACTGAGGCCTCTCTGAAAGGTAATCTAGTTTCAATTAACAGGGAGAGGTATTTTGCAGCAGGTGTGTTTGGTGGTGGAAGGGATTCTGACACCTTTAGGTTTATGTACATCTGTCTTTTTTATTATGGTTTATTACATGATGCATCCAAACAATAATAAACAGAGTTACGGcaacttttttctgttttgttcattaaaatagcAAAATGGACCTGGACATGGACataaattagtgtgtgtgtgtgtgtgtgtgtgtgtgtgtgtgtgtatatatatatatatatatatatacacatatactaaTTTGTTGTACACTTTTGTTGTACACTAAAGGTTGTACTTTTACAACCTTtacaataaaaatgcttttcatgaCAAAATGCATAGACAATGGAGCGTGGGACTGTAAAAagcttttatttcacttttgaaattttcactttagtTGTCCATATAcattaaaaaattacatattaaaACCATTACAGTACATTatgaaaaacattataaagtggcCATTGATTTGAAACTAATGTACTACAGAATAATTAACGTCTAAAATACTTTAAAGCCATAGTTATTGCTCACACAGAAATAGATTACAACAGACAGTGTTTTTAGATTATCTGCAGTTTTTTGGAAAGTCATTTTGGGCTGCTGGGTCTCAGGACGTCTGATCGTTAATGTTCTGTATTGCCCTGAAGGCAGACTTCATTGCAGTCTCTATCCAAGCATGAGGGGTGGCGGTATGTTCTCCTGCAAAATGAATCCTCCCCTCGCTTTGGGACAGGGCAGCAGCATACTCTGTCCTCTGGAACGGAGTGAAAATGGCAAAAGCTCCCAGGCTGTAAGGATCATTGCTCCACTTTTTTACCACAACACCAGTGCAAAGGCTCCGGATTTCATCTCCATGCATCTTAACCAGGTCGTTAAGCACGACTTCCATCAACTCCTGATCACTCAGGCCCTGGAAAAGCATGGAATCATCCGAGCAGGTGTATGATGCCAACAAAGCTCCTCCATCCCCAGGGAATTTATGGCTGGGATAGTAGATGAAGCGGGATGGCCTGTCTGTGATGCTCTTCCCACCTTGGATTCCATCAAGCTCCCAGAACCTCTTGCTGAAGCTGAGCACCACCTTTGTGGAGCTAGAGTAGTGCACTGAGCGCAGTGCTTCCATCTTCAGCGTGGAGAGTGGTGGATTGAACTCTATCAGCTGTGTGGCCTTTGCCGTAGCTGTCACCAGCACGTAGTCAGCAGAGATGCTTTTGAGAGTGGATGGTCTGCCTGGTTGCTGgaactttacttttactttaccaCCTGTCTGACTGATCTGCTTCACTTTGGATTCCAACAGAATGGTACAGTTCAGGGTTTTATCAATTGCTTTAATCAGAGACTCCATTCCGCCTGCAATTTCAAAATacctaaaaatatataaataaacaaatataatataaatccAACATataaatatctgtgtgtgtgaatatatatatatatatatacacacacacacacacacacacacacacacacacacacacacacatatatatatatatatatatatatatatatatatatataatatgcacTTAAATGAATATAAAGGCACTTACATCATGTTGTCCCTGATGTCTGACTGAATAAACAGCATCTCTGTGAGTCCCGTGTAAAAGAAGCTATTCTCATTTAGCACGTCACCAATCATTCGTATTGCACCATGACTCAGTTTCGCAACATTTACCAAATACtcctgtggagaaaaaaaacatcatcttTCAATTTCCTGCGCTGGGGTAGTTAGTACCCCCTTGCCAACACACAGATAACCAGCAAGCAGAACAATGTgggaggacctcagtggcacctttgtggtttggaatttgaacccacCACCTCATTGGCTACGAAACCACTTCCTTACACACTACCACTGCCTCAGGAAATCCATGGTTTTGTGCCATTGTTATTACCTTCACAGAATATGAGTCATATTTGGTCATGGTTGCATTACACCCAATGCTCCTTATATTTGATCTGATCTGTAACACAGAACACAAGAGTTCAGAATGATTCCCCTGCTGTAGCGTGGCACTGAACTGTAGCAGTGACATGTAAGAAATTCGCTGACCGGCTCTAGTGCCTTGTCGAAAAGCTGGGCCGCTGTCTTGCCTCGCTCTGACGGGGTCACGTTGTACTTCAGCAAATCTGGCTTCCGTTCAATTACACCACTTCTTCCAAGATTTCCATTTACGTAATAAAATGTGCTTGGGTCATCTTGAATGAACTGAGTCAGTTTTAGGTTCAGAGTTGACAAGAAGTTGATGAGAATCCTACAAAACAATATCTATtattcagacattttaatttaaataaatattcaaactTTACACTTCAAATATCTAAATGAATCTGGTGTCATGAGTTGAGAATCTGCTAACTACTATGTAGaagtatattatattgtataggATAAATTCATCTTACTTGTGCACCTCTGGGATCCTCATAGCCCCAAGTTCTGCGTACCAGCCTTCCTTTTCATTGTAATAAGTCTGCACTCTTCCCCCCAAACGGTTACTGGCCTCGATAATTGTCACCTGTTATACAGATAAATGCAACCCTTACTAAGGTGGAAAAATCAGAAAAGAACCGTTCAAACTGAGAGGCTGACCTTGTGTCCAGCATCCTCTAGATATTTAGCACCGATCAGTCCAGCCACACCTCCCCCAACAATGACCACATCGAGAGAGGTTTTGGCAACAGGTAAACCTTTGGTCATGATGCTGTACAGAGTGTCATAGTCAGGGTCTGCCAGGCATTTCTGGATAGGGTCCTCTTCGGTGCCACTGGCAGTATAAACGATGACCAGCACAACTGCAACTGGCACTggtggagggaaaaaaacagagtAACCCTCAACTACGAATACACTTACATAGATGTTACATTTATGATACTGAGTTTTTTAACGTCTCAGCAAAAGACAGCGGTGGTAGGAGGGTTGGTTTGTGGTGCAAGTGAAGAATCAGCGTGTGCATCCACACTTCAGCATTTATGAAGCATAGTTTCCAATTCctaatcacttaaaaaaaaagaacttcaaaAACAGTCAGATGACCCTCAAAAGAGAGGGGCTGGGTAATACCAAGTACTTAACATATCTATTAATTGGAATTATATGattattgggggggggggggggggggtattggCTGTATCAGATTTCTGCAGGGGTCATAACCCACCTAACCCCCCCACAAATTAGACCTACGCTTCATTGTCCTGCATTTCTTTGTTTCAATCCCACATGTGTTTGTTCAGAAAATACAATAAACTTGATTAATTACAGTGGTTGAATAAATGATTTAACTGatattaaatgtattgtatATTGTAGTATTACAGCATTGTCCGATTCCATTTCCTGCTCTGTGTAAGGGCCCTTAACTGCCACTGTCAAGCTGCTATTTCAATGTGCAGAATGCTGTACATCTGGCAATGGCCCTTACACTTTCTGTCATTATCTCCACCCTGAACAGATTTTCAAAAGCATGCGACCCAGAAATCATTCAAATTGTTCTGTTGCAAGGCCAGGAAGTGACTCTTTTTTTCGCAAAAACCTTTGTTGGAAATCCCTCACCTACTACATCCTATGGGCTGTAGCCGTGTCAGATcctcagtttttaaaaaagctcTGCATTGGgtctaaacaaaacacaacagagcatttttccttcctccttcctcctgaCCACACTTCCTCAGTCACAGACTATGTGCcatattgggtggtagtagcctactgggtaacacacttgaatatgaaccagaaaagtcacaggttcaaaccccacttactaccactgtgtccctgagcaagacacttgctctccctctccctggggcagtggtggcctagcaggtaaggaagcggccccataatcagaaggttgccggttcaaatcccgatccgccaaggtgccactgaggtgccactgagcaaagcaccgtccccacacactgctcccagggcgactgtaatggctgcccactgctcactcagggtgatgggttaaatgcagaggacaaatttcactgtgtgcaccgtgtgctgtgctgctgtttatcacatgtgacaatcacttcacttcatgtcaCCACTGattcctctggataagggcgtctgataaatgccaccgGAAGCAGACATTCAATTATTTAGATCAGTAACACAAAATACCAAAGTCCCTTCAAGTTCAGGATTTTCTTCCATTTCCTTCTTCCTCTACACTGCTGCCAGTCGGACACTGCATGCTCAAACAGGCTCCGTAGTCATATTATCTGCACCTGCATCTACATTAACAACgctcagatctctccttctacaactgcacacaaccttggagtaactatagacaaccaactctccttctcgactcacatcaccaatctgctcatgttgattccttctctacaaatATCAGACGGATCTGCCCTCATCTATCAACAcgggccacccagatacttgttcagtccctagtaatctcacaactggattactgtaactcccttccaGTAGGTATAGAGCATGTaacagcatgactggttttcaaccttcccaaattctcccacaccaccccactgctacgctccctccaccggctccccgtagctgcccgcatcagattcaaaatactgatgctggcctacaaagctccaaacatggggtagcaccagCATACCTCAGatcccttattatacctcacactgcacctcgcactCTCCGACCCCCCAGTAcagctcgcctggtccctccaccgctgaaggtacgagacactcttctagactcttctctgtcttggctcctaagTGGTGGAAGGAACTTtgtggaggtcagaacagcacagtcgctaagtattttcaaatggcagcttaagacaTTTCTATTTATACTtaactaacttgtaactttcttgtagtCTGACTTAGCTCAAAAAAGAGGGGCTGGGTAATACCAATActaccccccccacacacaaacacaaattagACCTATGCTTCATTGTCatgcatttctttgtttcaATCCCACATATGTGTCTGTTCAGAAAATACAATAAACCCCCCATGGTGTCAAATGCCCCAGGACCTTTCCCCTGAACATAGTCTGTAATCTCATTAGAATGCAAAAAGACAACTTTACTTCCAAACAATGTCTAGGCAGATATAGATAGATGGATCAAATTACATGTCCCTCATTTTCAGAACTAATTCCAGATCGAGGTAAAGGCTGTGCAATCAATTAAGTGTCGCCTGAGCTGTAAAGACACTATTtattatttctgctttttacTGAATTCCTCCCCGTGGGAGCACCTTTCCACGCGTTTACCGTATCGACACAGCGTCCATCGGTGAGGCATCCCGAGCCCTCGGTCCCGACCCTCGGACCCTCGACTCCTCCCGGTCCTGGCGCGCCGAGGTGTGGCTGAAAGCTGCAGAGGAACGAAGGACAGGTCCCAGGTAAGTCTGCGGATCCTCCGCGGCTCCTGTCCTGCCGGCGCCGCATCGCCCCAACTCACCTCGTCTCCCGCCATGGGACCCTGCCGGAGCGGCGACTAACTTTCCCACCGGCCAGCCTAATCCGCTTATAACATGCCGCATTTCCCCCCCGATCAGTCCACATTACATCCTCATCACTTCACACGCCGGCTGTTATTACGGAGTTATTACCTGCGTCCCCCCTCCGGCGGCGGCGATGCGCGATGCGACGCGGCGCGATGCGGCTCCGATCCCGGCCGCCCGGCCGCCTCCTCCCCGCTTTTATATTCCTCCAGAAAACGAAACCAACCGCCACGGAACTTTCTTTTACTTCTTCTTCACAAAGAAAATACCAGGGCTTTCAGCATCTATCCGATGCGCGTCGTGTGATCAGTGTCGATCCACCCTGTATCATCTGCTATTCATCTGCTATTTATAATGTCGGCTACTTTATGCATTCATATTTACTTTCGTTTTGTTAAAAACGAAACATTTCTATTGtttagtagtagtaataatattTTAAGCATAGAATTGGTGATATCTAGCCCACTTTAGACTGTTTGACTATAGCTGTAATAAAGGAAGCTGTAATAAAGAATGATTCGTTAAATCTGTCCACGCTGCCACGGAGATGCGCGTCACGGAGAAATCCCCACGTCACGGGAGCGCGGGAAGTCCGCGGGGACCTGACGTGACCGTGATTTCCAGCGGATCGGGGTTGGGCAGGTGAATTCTTCCGATCTTCAGAGCTTCCTGAGTCTGTGACTCTGAATCAGGGTTTAACTGCAGGCTGTGCAGCAAGCAATCACAATAAAGATCTTCCCTCCAATAATcaatactttttacatttacagcgttcatcagacgcccttatccagagggacttacaatcagtagttacagggacagtccccccctggagcatggggcttaaatgtcttgctcagggacacaatggtagtaagttgaatttgaacctgggtctttgtggtcttcaagCTATTTAGTGTTCCCCGCTAAACAATTTATAGTGAAGGTGAAATCCCAAgatacagacaaaaataaaatagaatttaatTGTAGCTAATCAAATACGGCAACAGTGGAAAGAACCAATAATACTGTTTATATGAAGAAAAGGGTCTCAACACCACTGACGCTTGTGAGGGAAAACACCACATGCAGCATTTGGGATTTGTGTGGAGTGGGGTGAAAACAGTGGGATATGGGGGCACAAGCCTGCTGCGGaggagtacatttacagcatttatcagacgcccttatccagattgacttacaatcagtagttacagggacagtccccctggagcaacttagggttaagtgtattgctcagggacacaatggtagtaagtgggatttgaacctgggtcttctggttcataggcgagtgtgctacccactaggctactaccagccctctctcatttacatgtacaacatttatcagacgaccttatccagaacgacttaccaCCAGTAGTTAGTCTCAGTCATTGTAATGTCACTGTAACGAGGTTTtggtaaatgttaaattaacaaaaaagaaaagacatcatgtgtttttctttttttcccacatgCAGCATACATGGGTTCAAGTGTAACAGAGATGATCACAAGGCTATGTGAAGGTCAACCAAAATATTAATTGTAGTTATTGTTCTTATATTGCAAGTATTGCAACCTAGTGGTTACGGAGGGGGAGCTGCAGGATACAGTGCTTCAGGAAAGTGTTCATGatgttttttcacattttgttatgctaCAGCCGTATTCCAAACTAGAATAAATGccttttccctcagaattctacacacaacactgcaaaatgacaacatgaaaaaaacgtTTACTTGAGGTGTATTGAAAATACCAAAACCAAAAGAGAAATCATATGCATATAAATATTTACAGCAGTTTACAAAATTGAGCTTGGGTACATTTGCAAATCCTTTACTCTTACTTCACTACATTGGGCAACAATTGACTTAggtggcagtgcattgagagcattgagagcattgagagctctgaccgcttgtgggaagaagctcttgcagtgtctggcaggtACAGTTTTGATGCTGCGGAACCAtctgccagacggtaggagggagaacagggcatgtgagggctggtgagagtccttcattatgttccgagctcgaCGGATGAGGTATTTCTCATAGAGCGTGGAgctgggtggaagtggaacccagCGGCAGTGCAGTTCCCATACCAGACAGtcatgtagcagcagagaacccTCTCAATGATTCCCAGTAGAACTATTTGAGGAAGGGAGGAGgtaggttggccttcttcaacTTCCTGAGGAAGTACAGAGGTTGCTGGGATTTCTTGGTGGTGGACGTAGTGTTGAGGTTCCAGGAGGagtcgtctgtcatgtgcacaacCAGGAACTTCACACTGCTGAtgaacagcagatccatcgatgtgcagtggggtggggtcAGTCGGTTtgttcctgaagttgacaaccatctctttggtcttggtgacattgagagtcaggttatTGTTCCAGCAATCCaccaattggggcagtggtggccaagcggttaaggaagcggccccataaccagaaggttgagcgaagcaccgtccccacacactgctccccgggcgcctgtcatggctgcccactgctcactcagggttaaatgggttaaatgcagagcacaaatttcactgtgtgcaccgtgtgctgtgctgctgtgtatcacaagtgacaatcagttcacttcacTATCCACACACAATTGCATTGTTaatgtttgtgctgatatacttgcATCCATGTTGTAGTGTGTAGTCCAACAGGGGTCAGTATCAAGTTCGCaaaacctaaataaaaaaatgaatacctGTATCTAAAAATCGTCATCTCGCAACACTTCCCCTATAGAATTATGCAGGTATTTCCTCCGTATCAGGCATAGCGTGTGGTCTGTTTTAACGCCTAATCCGTATTCGTTTTTGAGTACATGCCCAAAAACCAACGTAGTACGTACATACGTAAACTGcataagtatatttctgccttaacACCTGCCACCTGTCTTTTGGTTTCCAAATATATACCttactgccacctagtggaccCCCTGTGAATACCACCATTAATCCAACTTCGGCTCTTACTGTTGGTCAATCTTTTCTAAAATGCGGAAAAATATTGCTATTGGGACTAACTTCTATTTAACAGAAAGAGTTCATGTGCAGGACATTAAGTGCTATGTGAGAACTACCCACAACATTGGGTGGGGGGGCAAGAGAAGGACACAGCCACATTCACATGGTGTGAAAATGTGGAACAGAAATTTCCCAAACAACCGTACCTAACAGGCGGTGTGCGAATGCGTTTCCACAGAAATGTGAAGCCCCTTGTAAACACGAGGAGCACCGCGTAAGATCATCACCATTTCAAATAACTCTTTGAGGTAAGGCCAGGGACTTGGGATGCATTGCTGGTCTTGACTCGACTCTCCATTGACCAAGAAGACACAAACACTCACCATTTTTATCAGCTATTTTGCTTTTTGCCACTATCACCAACTATTTAATTTCCCACTGAGTTGCCgccttgttttatattctttcTCTTGCTTGCTTTACATTCATATTCTTGTGCACATAAATACAAATGCACCAGTAGCTGTGTTTCAGCCACGTGACCATGATGAAGAGCAATGACAGGAGGTAAAAACATAGTCTATGGAGGAAAGCGTTGCAGAGTCCGTATTCTGCGGATTTAAACACCATTTTAAATGCAAGAGTAGCGACCCTGATTTGAAAACGTACAGAGTAGAATATACGGAAAGttgttacaaaaataaaaattctactTACATGTGGCGTGCAAGGACATGTACGAATAGCACACCCATAAACGTAATGTATTACGTggtgaagaataaaaaagaaacagaaacagtaTCTCTCAtacactttatgtcaaaaatgaattcatggtttttatgccttcagtgagaatctaccaatgaaaatggtcatgaaaataaagaaaacacattgaatgagaaggtgtgtccaaacttttggcctgtactgtatatcaacCACAATACAGTGCAATACCATCAATTGGATCTGGGGGATCTTGGATCTACTATTGCAGAGTGGGCCAcacaaggaaaaataaaaaatacacatgtgCACACGCACACTAAGGTGAGAAACTcactgcaaagaaaaaaaaaattaaaagcaccCAGTGAACAAGGTTACCACAAATGCGCAGCTCCTATGTGAATATAAACCCCATGCAACAAGgcttaaaacacaataaataaaatgacctgCCAGCAACGGTTAAAGAGAAAGCAACCAACCCAGCTCACAAGAACAGCGGCAGTGATCTCAGCCAGGTTACACTTCCCACAAGGAAAAGGAAGAACATGTGAAAAGGATCCCATTTACAATGTGCCCTCTAGTGTTGATATGCTGATTAGACCAACCACCCGAACCCATCATGGTTCTGCTACAGTAACATACAGAATAAAGTAATGTACAGTAATACAGAAGTATTTTTACTTTGTTATCTCTGGTTATCATTTAgctgtttatatataatatgttatatatagactgtggaggccaggtctccactttttgttaagtacataactccacatgtgttcattcataggttttatgtcttcagtgagaatctatacatgtaaatggtcatgaagataaagaaaacacattgaatgagaaggtgtgtccaaacatttggcctgtactgtatgtatagtttttataattataattttgtcATCTTTTGTCTTATTCTGTGAACACCATTGTGTTGTCTCTTTTTTCACTACAGTTAACGTGCCGATGAAGAACTACAATGCACATAATACTACAATATCTGTCATAATCTT
Coding sequences within it:
- the il4i1 gene encoding L-amino-acid oxidase isoform X2, giving the protein MPHRWTLCRYVPVAVVLVIVYTASGTEEDPIQKCLADPDYDTLYSIMTKGLPVAKTSLDVVIVGGGVAGLIGAKYLEDAGHKVTIIEASNRLGGRVQTYYNEKEGWYAELGAMRIPEVHKILINFLSTLNLKLTQFIQDDPSTFYYVNGNLGRSGVIERKPDLLKYNVTPSERGKTAAQLFDKALEPIRSNIRSIGCNATMTKYDSYSVKEYLVNVAKLSHGAIRMIGDVLNENSFFYTGLTEMLFIQSDIRDNMMYFEIAGGMESLIKAIDKTLNCTILLESKVKQISQTGGKVKVKFQQPGRPSTLKSISADYVLVTATAKATQLIEFNPPLSTLKMEALRSVHYSSSTKVVLSFSKRFWELDGIQGGKSITDRPSRFIYYPSHKFPGDGGALLASYTCSDDSMLFQGLSDQELMEVVLNDLVKMHGDEIRSLCTGVVVKKWSNDPYSLGAFAIFTPFQRTEYAAALSQSEGRIHFAGEHTATPHAWIETAMKSAFRAIQNINDQTS
- the il4i1 gene encoding L-amino-acid oxidase isoform X1; this encodes MAGDELSATPRRARTGRSRGSEGRDRGLGMPHRWTLCRYVPVAVVLVIVYTASGTEEDPIQKCLADPDYDTLYSIMTKGLPVAKTSLDVVIVGGGVAGLIGAKYLEDAGHKVTIIEASNRLGGRVQTYYNEKEGWYAELGAMRIPEVHKILINFLSTLNLKLTQFIQDDPSTFYYVNGNLGRSGVIERKPDLLKYNVTPSERGKTAAQLFDKALEPIRSNIRSIGCNATMTKYDSYSVKEYLVNVAKLSHGAIRMIGDVLNENSFFYTGLTEMLFIQSDIRDNMMYFEIAGGMESLIKAIDKTLNCTILLESKVKQISQTGGKVKVKFQQPGRPSTLKSISADYVLVTATAKATQLIEFNPPLSTLKMEALRSVHYSSSTKVVLSFSKRFWELDGIQGGKSITDRPSRFIYYPSHKFPGDGGALLASYTCSDDSMLFQGLSDQELMEVVLNDLVKMHGDEIRSLCTGVVVKKWSNDPYSLGAFAIFTPFQRTEYAAALSQSEGRIHFAGEHTATPHAWIETAMKSAFRAIQNINDQTS